In Geminocystis sp. NIES-3708, a single window of DNA contains:
- a CDS encoding HupE/UreJ family protein, protein MISVALVSYNTENILPDNFYTGLMAGLAHPIIALNHLTFIIGVGLLGSLCSWGIIIAVVFVLTSILGTFVNLMSINLPVPELIISLSVSTIGLMLAKSKLPKNFTAITLTLIAGIFHGYSYGESIIGAKNTPLFAYITGFVSIQVIVIFCYYKFSKLWQNKSSDNSSPSSSLIVRLIGCGIFGMGITFMSNFLGA, encoded by the coding sequence ATGATTTCTGTCGCACTGGTATCTTATAATACCGAGAATATTCTTCCCGATAACTTTTACACTGGTTTGATGGCAGGTTTAGCACATCCTATCATTGCCTTAAACCATTTAACGTTTATTATCGGTGTCGGATTATTAGGTAGTTTATGCTCTTGGGGTATAATTATTGCTGTAGTTTTTGTCTTGACTTCGATATTAGGTACATTTGTTAATTTAATGAGTATAAACTTACCAGTTCCTGAGTTGATTATTTCTTTATCGGTTTCAACAATTGGTTTAATGTTAGCCAAAAGCAAATTACCTAAAAATTTTACAGCGATAACTCTAACATTAATAGCTGGAATTTTTCATGGCTATAGTTATGGAGAAAGTATCATCGGGGCAAAAAATACTCCTTTATTTGCTTATATAACAGGTTTTGTCTCAATTCAAGTTATTGTTATTTTTTGCTATTATAAATTTTCTAAATTATGGCAGAATAAATCTTCCGATAATTCTTCTCCTTCTTCTTCTTTAATTGTAAGATTAATAGGCTGTGGTATTTTTGGTATGGGTATAACTTTTATGTCTAATTTTTTAGGGGCATAA